The following are from one region of the Coffea eugenioides isolate CCC68of chromosome 2, Ceug_1.0, whole genome shotgun sequence genome:
- the LOC113760570 gene encoding probable 2-oxoglutarate-dependent dioxygenase AOP1.2, producing the protein MGSASNTRLPVINLTEEILRSGRDSWTEAGNTITRAFEEYGCFIAVHDKYPSEVSDSIFSELQDLFNLPLEIKVQNTSQTPLFGYYGPNPYLPLYESTSIEDAINLEAVQKFTNQMWPSKNNHFCELLHCYANQVAELDKMVSKLVFESYDVEKYHESHVGSVTYIVRFTKYRVPEQNEDECRCSSSY; encoded by the exons ATGGGTTCCGCTTCAAATACCAGGCTTCCGGTCATAAATTTGACGGAGGAAATCCTAAGATCTGGAAGAGATTCTTGGACTGAAGCGGGAAACACAATCACACGGGCATTTGAAGAGTATGGCTGTTTCATAGCTGTTCATGATAAGTATCCTTCAGAGGTTAGTGATTCCATATTCTCTGAGCTGCAAGATTTGTTTAACCTCCCGTTGGAGATTAAAGTCCAAAACACTTCTCAAACTCCCCTCTTTGGTTATTATGGGCCAAATCCCTACCTGCCCCTCTACGAAAGCACGAGCATTGAAGATGCAATAAATCTCGAAGCAGTCCAGAAGTTCACAAATCAGATGTGGCCCTCCAAAAATAACCATTTCTG TGAACTGTTGCACTGCTATGCAAATCAAGTAGCAGAATTAGATAAAATGGTGAGCAAATTGGTGTTTGAAAGTTATGATGTGGAGAAGTACCACGAATCTCATGTGGGATCAGTGACTTATATTGTTAGATTCACAAAGTACAGGGTACCCGAACAGAATGAAGACGAATGTCGGTGTTCTTCCTCATACTGA